The following are from one region of the Nocardioides marmotae genome:
- a CDS encoding TetR/AcrR family transcriptional regulator gives MDDDTGSPAAPVGGVAEAAARGSRRRERTRTQLLDAAEHLLSERAPEEIRVEDVAARAGISAASVYVHFGTKDALVAAVTERVLAVATEALRAAYAADTSPLERFAGVGAAYLRLLLDHPVVVTYLNVTGGRGPRTPVEDEVVARFSRLRREFEQSIREAVEAGAIRPVDPEQLSYFLFGAWNGVAALALRRDELALPPARVEQAVIEAGLTLLEGLIPPS, from the coding sequence GTGGACGACGACACCGGGAGCCCCGCTGCCCCGGTCGGCGGGGTCGCCGAGGCCGCCGCCCGGGGGTCGCGCCGCCGAGAGCGCACCCGCACCCAGCTGCTCGACGCCGCCGAGCACCTGCTCTCCGAGCGCGCACCCGAGGAGATCAGGGTCGAGGACGTCGCGGCCCGGGCCGGCATCTCGGCCGCCTCGGTCTACGTGCACTTCGGCACCAAGGACGCGCTCGTGGCCGCGGTCACCGAGCGGGTCCTGGCCGTGGCCACCGAGGCGCTGCGCGCGGCGTACGCCGCTGACACCTCGCCGCTGGAGCGCTTCGCCGGCGTCGGCGCCGCCTACCTGCGCCTGCTCCTCGACCACCCGGTGGTGGTGACCTACCTCAACGTCACCGGCGGGCGCGGCCCGCGGACGCCGGTCGAGGACGAGGTCGTCGCGCGGTTCAGCCGGCTGCGCCGGGAGTTCGAGCAGAGCATCCGCGAGGCGGTGGAGGCCGGCGCGATCCGTCCGGTCGACCCCGAGCAGCTGTCCTACTTCCTCTTCGGCGCCTGGAACGGCGTCGCCGCCCTGGCGCTGCGTCGCGACGAGCTGGCCCTCCCGCCCGCTCGGGTCGAGCAGGCGGTCATCGAGGCCGGGCTGACCCTGCTCGAGGGCCTGATCCCGCCGTCCTGA
- a CDS encoding sensor histidine kinase, with amino-acid sequence MADRLLAAGSFVLGVVAAVTLEAVDFDGERSVDLWAIVLLGAVSAPLLVRRRWPIPVALAVLAVSTPYHLLDYPHEATMAASLVAAFTAARYSEPQRRAVAALVAVGAVTVPVVADEASGAPGDALLGLGWLLVAFFAGLAVRFRQDWNASVTARLEQERADEVERRVAEERVLIAAELHDVLAHGLAVANVQASVAAHLIDQLPRRADAPLRELSSTLHHLSDTSRATLHELRAILDILHGGEAEPTEPAPQLGELQRLVDMAEAAGVRVDVEAVGLPEELPSTVSVVAYRIVQESLTNVIRHSAAEHATVRLGQDGHRLRIAVVDPGPARPDPTVTSAGFGIVGMTGRAQAVGGELCAGPGESGGFEVRASLPLPEFWRVPS; translated from the coding sequence GTGGCCGATCGGCTGCTGGCGGCAGGGTCGTTCGTGCTCGGCGTCGTCGCCGCGGTGACGCTCGAGGCGGTCGACTTCGACGGTGAGCGGAGCGTGGATCTGTGGGCGATCGTGCTCCTGGGCGCGGTCTCGGCGCCGTTGCTGGTCCGCCGGCGCTGGCCGATCCCCGTCGCCCTCGCGGTCCTCGCCGTGTCGACGCCGTACCACCTCCTCGACTATCCCCACGAGGCCACGATGGCGGCCTCACTCGTGGCGGCGTTCACGGCCGCGCGCTACAGCGAGCCTCAGCGGCGGGCCGTCGCCGCCCTGGTGGCGGTGGGTGCGGTGACCGTGCCGGTCGTCGCCGACGAGGCGTCGGGCGCACCTGGCGATGCTCTCCTCGGCCTCGGCTGGCTGCTCGTGGCGTTCTTCGCCGGTCTCGCGGTCCGCTTCCGCCAGGACTGGAACGCCTCCGTCACCGCGCGGCTCGAACAGGAGCGTGCCGATGAGGTCGAGCGGCGGGTCGCCGAGGAGCGGGTGCTGATCGCTGCCGAGCTGCACGACGTCCTGGCCCACGGCCTCGCGGTCGCGAACGTCCAGGCCTCGGTCGCTGCGCACCTGATCGACCAGCTGCCGAGGCGGGCCGATGCGCCGCTGCGGGAGCTGTCCAGCACGCTGCACCACCTGTCGGACACGAGCCGAGCCACGCTCCACGAGCTGCGCGCCATCCTGGACATCCTGCACGGTGGCGAGGCCGAGCCGACCGAGCCAGCGCCCCAGCTCGGTGAGCTGCAGCGTCTGGTGGACATGGCCGAGGCGGCTGGTGTCCGGGTCGACGTGGAGGCTGTCGGGCTGCCGGAGGAGTTGCCGTCGACGGTGTCCGTCGTGGCCTATCGGATCGTCCAGGAGTCGCTGACCAATGTCATCCGACACTCGGCGGCCGAGCACGCGACCGTCCGACTCGGCCAGGACGGCCACCGGCTGCGGATCGCGGTCGTCGATCCCGGGCCTGCGCGGCCGGACCCGACCGTGACATCGGCCGGCTTCGGGATCGTCGGGATGACCGGCCGGGCGCAGGCCGTCGGCGGCGAGCTGTGCGCCGGGCCGGGCGAGTCCGGCGGGTTCGAGGTACGGGCCAGCCTGCCGCTGCCGGAGTTCTGGCGGGTGCCGTCGTGA
- a CDS encoding SpaH/EbpB family LPXTG-anchored major pilin, translating into MSHTGRTRRRRFLTMLAAGTLTLGAALGMATGATAAPSFGNIDEDATGSIIVHKHENQVGTGAEQNPDGTGTPIPSAPVAGVEFTAYEILDADGTPVDLTVPRNWDHLDDLEVSADGKTLTGGPGAPSGPWTVGAAKDAGTTGADGTTRLDLDRIGAYVVVETDAPTSVVQRAHPFIVTIPLPYEDGWLYDVHVYPKNGLVDITKSVTAQPADGLGLGSTVSFPVTTRVPGLAPGTAFDSYVVQDVLDPRLGSVGVASVTLDGAKVDASYYTVEVDGNTVRVVFTPAGLTWLATQADQRLVTTFEGTVESIGNGTITNEATVFVNDPTETNGLTSNTVETSWGDLVIKKTDAASPGTGLAGAQFQVYAAADPYATSCTAATPTGSPLTVDGKSTFTSDADGKISVDGLFVSDSVNEKASATTRCYVLKEVQAPAGFVTPSGDDAYTPVAVSTGATTGVDVTIENVQQVVPPLPDTGGEGRAALLAAGALVLGLALTLSVATRRRAARS; encoded by the coding sequence GTGTCACACACAGGCAGGACCCGGAGGAGGCGCTTCCTCACCATGCTCGCCGCCGGGACGCTCACCCTGGGGGCCGCCCTGGGGATGGCGACCGGCGCGACCGCAGCGCCCAGCTTCGGCAACATCGACGAGGACGCCACCGGCTCGATCATCGTGCACAAGCACGAGAACCAGGTCGGCACCGGCGCCGAGCAGAACCCCGACGGCACCGGGACCCCGATCCCGTCCGCGCCGGTCGCAGGCGTGGAGTTCACCGCCTACGAGATCCTCGACGCCGACGGCACGCCCGTCGACCTCACCGTCCCCCGCAACTGGGACCACCTCGACGACCTCGAGGTGTCCGCCGACGGCAAGACCCTGACCGGTGGCCCCGGCGCGCCGAGCGGCCCGTGGACCGTCGGTGCCGCGAAGGACGCCGGCACCACCGGCGCCGACGGCACGACCCGCCTCGACCTCGACCGGATCGGCGCGTACGTCGTCGTCGAGACCGACGCGCCCACGTCCGTCGTCCAGCGGGCCCACCCGTTCATCGTCACCATCCCGCTCCCGTACGAGGACGGCTGGCTCTACGACGTGCACGTCTACCCCAAGAACGGCCTCGTGGACATCACCAAGTCGGTCACCGCGCAGCCCGCTGACGGCCTCGGCCTGGGCAGCACGGTCTCCTTCCCGGTGACCACCCGGGTGCCCGGCCTCGCCCCCGGCACCGCCTTCGACAGCTACGTGGTGCAGGACGTCCTCGACCCGCGCCTGGGCTCGGTCGGCGTCGCAAGCGTCACCCTCGACGGCGCGAAGGTCGACGCCTCCTACTACACCGTCGAGGTCGACGGCAACACCGTGCGCGTCGTCTTCACCCCCGCCGGCCTGACCTGGCTGGCCACCCAGGCCGACCAGCGGCTCGTGACGACCTTCGAGGGCACCGTGGAGTCGATCGGCAACGGCACGATCACCAACGAGGCGACCGTGTTCGTCAACGACCCCACCGAGACCAACGGGCTCACCTCCAACACGGTCGAGACCAGCTGGGGCGACCTCGTCATCAAGAAGACCGACGCCGCCAGCCCCGGGACCGGCCTGGCGGGCGCGCAGTTCCAGGTCTACGCCGCCGCCGACCCCTACGCCACGAGCTGCACCGCGGCCACTCCCACCGGGTCGCCGCTGACCGTGGACGGGAAGTCCACCTTCACCTCGGACGCGGACGGCAAGATCTCCGTCGACGGACTGTTCGTCAGCGACAGCGTCAACGAGAAGGCGAGCGCGACCACGCGGTGCTACGTCCTCAAGGAGGTCCAGGCCCCGGCCGGCTTCGTCACCCCGAGCGGCGACGACGCCTACACCCCGGTCGCGGTCAGCACCGGCGCCACCACCGGCGTCGACGTCACCATCGAGAACGTGCAGCAGGTCGTGCCCCCGCTGCCCGACACCGGTGGCGAGGGTCGCGCGGCGCTGCTCGCGGCCGGAGCCCTCGTGCTCGGCCTGGCACTGACGCTCTCGGTGGCCACGCGCCGTCGTGCGGCGCGGTCCTGA
- a CDS encoding B3/B4 domain-containing protein, with product MTGARTAAELEAYLDGARIAPEVSTLRPDYRALLVAASGITAGESDAASEEALARAEAAAASALAGGAVEDVPHVRAWREAYRAFGAKPQRTRNSLEALMRRAASAGLPRVNRLTDLYNALSVLHQVPLGGEDLDAYAGPPRLLRATGEEPFDTVAEGRPVVEHPEPGEVVWCDDEGVTCRRWNWRQGRRTQLTADTTSALFILDALEPLTDQALLAAGEDLLDHLRRLGPDVRTATRLLGPTTSHRG from the coding sequence GTGACCGGCGCCCGCACGGCTGCCGAGCTCGAGGCGTACCTCGACGGCGCCCGCATCGCTCCCGAGGTGAGCACGCTGCGCCCGGACTACCGCGCGCTGCTGGTCGCCGCCAGCGGCATCACCGCCGGTGAGAGCGACGCGGCGAGCGAGGAGGCGCTGGCCCGGGCCGAGGCCGCCGCGGCGAGCGCACTCGCCGGGGGAGCGGTCGAGGACGTGCCCCACGTGCGCGCCTGGCGCGAGGCGTACCGGGCCTTCGGCGCCAAGCCCCAGCGCACCCGCAACAGCCTCGAGGCCCTGATGCGCCGCGCCGCCTCCGCGGGCCTGCCGCGGGTGAACCGGCTCACCGACCTCTACAACGCCCTCAGCGTGCTGCACCAGGTCCCGCTCGGCGGGGAGGACCTCGATGCCTACGCCGGACCGCCCCGCCTCCTGCGTGCCACCGGGGAGGAGCCGTTCGACACCGTCGCCGAGGGCCGGCCGGTGGTCGAGCACCCCGAGCCGGGCGAGGTGGTGTGGTGCGACGACGAGGGGGTCACCTGCCGACGCTGGAACTGGCGCCAGGGACGGCGTACCCAGCTCACCGCCGACACCACCTCCGCGCTGTTCATCCTCGACGCGCTCGAGCCCCTGACCGACCAGGCTCTCCTCGCGGCCGGCGAGGACCTCCTCGACCACCTGCGCCGGCTCGGTCCAGACGTCCGGACCGCCACCCGCCTCCTCGGCCCGACGACCTCGCACCGGGGCTAG
- a CDS encoding CshA/CshB family fibrillar adhesin-related protein, with translation MSHHRERRACRRGVRIAAALALAATGLTTVDVASGRQTADAAFADHPTSKGRYVDVIDWIQWGSRNNEVVLRNPQSTKTVTSTRRIGDETLRVACTISGLRWEVSLGTGDNGANSGETLTPPLVAYKPGSWAGDALDDLYNVGGPGYAVQTPGRTPTYPDDYRNPNEMVIGLGNPNPGVPDSAPAPVTAAETDGARMSFDFACSATLDGEPMPLEGIVFADAEASSSRNPAFQGNNIGPEWVQANATDPNATWRLLEQERTCTQASSVATWQGSALRMGVDGQECSNQNGYEWPTPDPNGHGPTAVAFLENTSDATQVSARVETQGRGYSAIALGYVLASDFGDAPASYGEAGALLHPQWTDGEIRRGVTTNLSTAPQARYQLPMRSILGDSVDAEPSHRSTAAADGDDVDGTADEDGLGASSLARDGFALPAGLFDASSSQPFVVEDVACYGPSTGTSYVSAWIDWNGNGSFDPGERSATAECAAGGPHSVDLAWTVPAGSSPAATHTYLRVRIAEDRATAEKPLGISQRGEVEDYRLEVPARLRVDKTWVVDGERHPHGSQPEGLVARPTLEPTAGTDPEWGVWQAGHQPGDEVRIGESVVIDDAVAGCTITRSTLTGDGLPSGGVDLQNGTATASVTLPQSVNRYEITNEVTCAQRLTLIKEVEYGDRSPTDWRLSATGPADALAGHQDAASGTTVEVSADVAYRLSERGPDEYVPTEEGWQCVDARTDRPVDATGDEVTLRPGQDVSCLIANTTARLSLLKQVENGDAEPDDWTLAAQPGSSGLDLADHETPGAASLDGAPTWEVRPGEPYRISERPTDTAPDGYHLDRVELSTDGGSTWRAVDPDDAVTVPAGTHAVYRFVNQSVPSLALPTTGGLGRDAYLAGGVLLLSLGALLGLRRGARARRARRT, from the coding sequence ATGAGCCACCACCGAGAGCGCCGGGCCTGCCGCCGCGGCGTACGGATCGCCGCGGCGCTGGCCCTGGCCGCCACCGGGCTGACGACCGTCGACGTCGCCTCCGGCCGACAGACGGCCGACGCCGCCTTTGCGGACCACCCCACGAGCAAGGGCAGGTACGTCGACGTCATCGACTGGATCCAGTGGGGGTCCCGCAACAACGAGGTCGTCCTTCGGAACCCTCAGAGCACGAAGACCGTGACCTCGACCCGGCGGATCGGCGACGAGACCCTCCGGGTCGCCTGCACCATCAGCGGGCTGCGCTGGGAGGTGTCGCTCGGCACCGGCGACAACGGCGCCAACTCCGGCGAGACACTCACCCCGCCCCTGGTCGCCTACAAGCCGGGCAGCTGGGCGGGCGACGCCCTGGACGACCTGTACAACGTCGGCGGCCCCGGCTACGCCGTACAGACGCCGGGCAGGACACCGACCTACCCCGACGACTACCGCAATCCCAACGAGATGGTGATCGGGCTCGGCAACCCCAACCCGGGCGTGCCCGACAGCGCGCCCGCCCCGGTCACCGCCGCGGAGACCGACGGCGCCCGGATGTCGTTCGACTTCGCCTGCAGCGCCACCCTCGACGGCGAGCCGATGCCGCTGGAGGGGATCGTCTTCGCGGATGCGGAGGCCTCCAGCTCCCGCAACCCGGCCTTCCAGGGGAACAACATCGGCCCGGAGTGGGTCCAGGCCAACGCCACCGACCCGAACGCGACGTGGCGACTGCTGGAGCAGGAGCGCACCTGCACGCAGGCATCGAGCGTGGCGACCTGGCAGGGCAGCGCCCTGCGCATGGGGGTCGACGGGCAGGAGTGCAGCAACCAGAACGGCTACGAATGGCCCACCCCCGACCCCAACGGCCACGGGCCGACCGCGGTGGCGTTCCTGGAGAACACCTCCGACGCCACCCAGGTGTCCGCCCGGGTGGAGACCCAGGGGCGTGGCTACAGCGCGATCGCGCTGGGCTACGTGCTCGCCAGCGACTTCGGTGACGCCCCCGCCAGCTACGGCGAGGCGGGCGCACTGCTCCACCCCCAGTGGACCGACGGCGAGATTCGCAGGGGCGTCACGACCAACCTGTCCACGGCCCCGCAGGCGCGCTACCAGCTGCCGATGCGAAGCATCCTGGGCGACAGCGTCGACGCCGAGCCGAGCCACCGAAGCACGGCCGCGGCCGACGGTGACGACGTCGACGGCACCGCCGACGAGGACGGCCTGGGCGCCTCGAGCCTGGCCCGTGACGGGTTCGCCCTGCCCGCGGGGCTGTTCGACGCGTCGAGCTCGCAGCCCTTCGTCGTCGAGGACGTCGCCTGCTACGGCCCGAGCACCGGGACGTCGTACGTGTCGGCCTGGATCGACTGGAACGGCAACGGGTCCTTCGACCCCGGCGAGCGCTCGGCCACCGCGGAATGCGCGGCGGGCGGCCCGCACAGCGTCGACCTGGCGTGGACGGTGCCGGCCGGCTCCAGCCCTGCCGCCACCCACACCTACCTCCGGGTCCGGATCGCCGAGGACCGCGCGACCGCCGAGAAGCCCCTGGGCATCTCGCAGCGCGGCGAGGTCGAGGACTACCGCCTCGAGGTGCCCGCCCGCCTGCGGGTGGACAAGACCTGGGTCGTCGACGGCGAGCGCCACCCGCACGGCAGCCAGCCCGAGGGGCTCGTGGCCCGTCCCACGCTCGAGCCGACGGCCGGCACCGACCCCGAGTGGGGCGTGTGGCAGGCCGGCCACCAGCCCGGTGACGAGGTCCGGATCGGCGAGAGCGTCGTGATCGACGACGCCGTCGCCGGCTGCACGATCACCCGCAGCACCCTCACCGGCGACGGCCTGCCGAGCGGCGGCGTGGACCTGCAGAACGGAACGGCGACCGCGTCGGTGACGCTCCCGCAGTCGGTGAACCGCTACGAGATCACCAACGAGGTCACCTGCGCCCAGCGGCTCACCCTGATCAAGGAGGTCGAGTACGGCGACCGGTCGCCGACCGACTGGCGTCTCTCGGCAACCGGCCCGGCGGACGCGCTGGCCGGCCACCAGGACGCGGCGAGCGGCACCACCGTCGAGGTCTCCGCGGACGTCGCCTACCGGCTCAGCGAGCGCGGTCCCGACGAGTACGTCCCCACCGAGGAGGGCTGGCAGTGCGTCGACGCGCGCACGGATCGCCCCGTCGATGCGACCGGGGACGAGGTCACCCTGCGCCCCGGCCAGGACGTCTCCTGCCTGATCGCCAACACCACGGCCCGGTTGTCCCTCCTCAAGCAGGTCGAGAACGGCGACGCCGAGCCGGACGACTGGACCCTGGCGGCGCAGCCGGGATCCTCGGGGCTCGATCTCGCCGACCACGAGACGCCGGGCGCGGCGTCGCTGGACGGCGCCCCCACCTGGGAGGTCCGTCCGGGCGAGCCCTACCGGATCAGCGAGCGCCCCACGGACACCGCACCCGACGGCTACCACCTCGACCGGGTCGAGCTCAGCACGGACGGCGGTAGCACGTGGCGCGCGGTCGACCCCGACGATGCGGTCACCGTCCCGGCCGGGACCCACGCCGTCTACCGCTTCGTCAACCAGTCGGTGCCGTCCCTCGCGCTGCCGACGACCGGTGGTCTCGGCCGCGACGCCTACCTCGCGGGCGGGGTGCTCCTGCTCTCCCTCGGGGCACTCCTCGGCCTCCGACGCGGCGCTCGCGCCCGCCGAGCCCGCCGCACCTGA
- a CDS encoding class C sortase — MALLVVLGSGMLLYPSAASWFSAVNQAEVTEAYQADLRRAAPAEVAAHLRRAKRYNAALTSGALLEAGSRKPSDSGAPRDPSLDYDSILDINGSGVMGHVVIPDIDVDLPIYHGTSDEVLRQGAGHLEGSHLPVGGRGTLAVIAAHRGLPEATMFDDLDQVEVGDEFVVDVFGTAIAYEVTTTQVVEPDETEALRPVPGKDRVMLVTCTPVGVNSHRILVTGERVGEVPQDAVPGDGPRAAVGFPWWLLGAGAALTVAVVHARPRRRDPATGQA; from the coding sequence GTGGCGCTGCTCGTCGTGCTGGGCAGCGGGATGCTGCTCTACCCGAGCGCAGCGAGCTGGTTCAGCGCCGTCAACCAGGCCGAGGTCACCGAGGCCTACCAGGCGGACCTGCGCCGCGCCGCGCCGGCGGAGGTGGCCGCGCACCTCCGCCGGGCCAAGCGCTACAACGCCGCCCTGACCAGCGGCGCGCTCCTCGAGGCGGGGTCCCGCAAGCCGTCCGACAGCGGCGCTCCCCGCGACCCCTCCCTCGACTACGACTCGATCCTCGACATCAACGGCTCCGGTGTGATGGGGCACGTGGTCATCCCCGACATCGACGTCGACCTGCCGATCTACCACGGCACCTCCGACGAGGTGCTGCGCCAGGGGGCCGGTCACCTCGAGGGCTCGCACCTGCCGGTCGGCGGACGCGGCACGCTCGCGGTCATCGCGGCCCACCGCGGGTTGCCGGAGGCCACGATGTTCGACGACCTCGACCAGGTCGAGGTCGGCGACGAGTTCGTCGTCGACGTCTTCGGCACCGCGATCGCCTACGAGGTCACGACCACCCAGGTGGTGGAGCCGGACGAGACCGAAGCGCTGCGCCCGGTGCCCGGCAAGGACCGGGTGATGCTCGTGACCTGCACCCCGGTCGGCGTCAACAGCCACCGGATCCTGGTGACCGGCGAACGCGTCGGCGAGGTGCCCCAGGACGCTGTCCCGGGCGACGGGCCCCGCGCCGCGGTGGGCTTCCCGTGGTGGCTGCTCGGCGCGGGCGCCGCCCTCACCGTGGCCGTCGTCCACGCCCGGCCGCGCCGACGCGATCCCGCCACCGGGCAGGCGTGA
- a CDS encoding MarR family winged helix-turn-helix transcriptional regulator — MSETSLDASEAWQALVHAHDRLIRVFEAHLKDEHGLTRPKFDVLRRLLEADGYRTRMQELAQAIFYSSGSATKVIDRLVERDLVERSAHDRDRRVVFVSLTPAGLDLARKAVAGHRELARTSIAPFQSAAEAHHVLTYLRRLADGT; from the coding sequence ATGAGCGAGACCAGCCTCGACGCCAGCGAGGCGTGGCAAGCCCTGGTCCACGCGCACGACCGGCTCATCCGCGTCTTCGAGGCCCACCTCAAGGACGAGCACGGACTGACCAGGCCCAAGTTCGACGTCCTGCGGCGCCTCCTCGAGGCGGACGGGTACCGCACGCGCATGCAGGAGCTGGCCCAGGCGATCTTCTACAGCAGCGGCTCCGCGACCAAGGTGATCGACCGCCTCGTCGAACGGGACCTCGTCGAGCGCAGCGCTCACGACCGCGACCGGCGGGTCGTCTTCGTGTCCCTGACCCCCGCGGGGCTCGACCTCGCCCGCAAGGCCGTGGCGGGGCACCGCGAGCTGGCCCGCACGAGCATCGCACCGTTCCAGAGTGCGGCCGAGGCCCACCACGTGCTCACCTACCTGCGCCGCCTCGCCGACGGCACGTAA
- a CDS encoding GNAT family N-acetyltransferase, with product MTATTGELLAAYDSQLRLEAEMVGALSWHRHGPLVRGVLEHGGFVSYRELGVDGDDLDRLIAETVAWYRDETDVASFEWKTRGHDRPADLPERLVAHGFVPDPAETVMMGRADLLARPLDLPAGITLRRAGEGGDLLDDVARASRLQTDVFGRDAGPDARLLAARLAAEPDRTGLWLAEDAAGMVVCAGRLEVVPGTDVAGLWGGATSAAWRGRGIYRAVVAARAQAALALGVVHLHSDCTEMSRPILERSGLVAVTTTTPYLCSLAPPRQPI from the coding sequence GTGACCGCGACGACGGGTGAGCTGCTCGCCGCCTACGACTCCCAGCTGCGGCTGGAGGCGGAGATGGTCGGCGCCCTGTCCTGGCACCGGCACGGCCCGCTCGTGCGCGGCGTGCTCGAGCACGGCGGCTTCGTCTCCTACCGCGAGCTCGGCGTCGACGGAGACGACCTCGACCGGCTCATCGCCGAGACGGTCGCGTGGTACCGCGACGAGACCGACGTGGCGAGCTTCGAGTGGAAGACCCGCGGCCACGACCGACCGGCCGACCTCCCCGAGCGGCTGGTGGCTCACGGCTTCGTGCCGGACCCTGCGGAGACGGTGATGATGGGGCGGGCCGACCTGCTGGCCCGGCCGCTCGACCTGCCGGCGGGCATCACGCTGCGGCGGGCCGGGGAGGGCGGCGACCTGCTGGACGACGTCGCCCGGGCGTCCCGGCTCCAGACCGACGTCTTCGGCCGGGATGCCGGCCCGGACGCCCGTCTGCTCGCCGCGAGACTGGCCGCGGAGCCCGACCGCACCGGCCTGTGGCTCGCCGAGGACGCTGCGGGGATGGTCGTCTGCGCCGGCCGGCTGGAGGTGGTGCCCGGCACCGACGTCGCCGGGCTCTGGGGCGGTGCCACCTCCGCGGCGTGGCGCGGCCGCGGCATCTACCGCGCCGTGGTGGCCGCCCGGGCGCAGGCGGCCCTGGCCCTGGGCGTGGTCCACCTGCACAGCGACTGCACGGAGATGTCGCGGCCCATCCTGGAGCGCAGCGGGCTGGTCGCGGTGACGACCACGACGCCGTACCTCTGCTCACTCGCTCCGCCCCGGCAACCGATCTGA
- a CDS encoding hemerythrin domain-containing protein translates to MTEHLTMNTVIHAAFRRDIARFDAALASFPDGSQARADQLVGAWDFFEEQLHDHHDFEEEYFWPALRQTDADLTSLAALDGEHQAMRDALDVASREVRALRATPTPAQAAAARTAVAQLSTVLLDHLAHEERDLEPITAAYQDAPSMKAALKQVKRAHFSSMGNLVEWLRDGADASDVAAMHQQVPAPVAFAFAKVAGGRYRREIAPTWRVG, encoded by the coding sequence ATGACCGAGCACCTGACCATGAACACCGTCATCCACGCCGCCTTCCGGCGGGACATCGCGCGTTTCGACGCCGCACTCGCCTCCTTCCCCGACGGCTCCCAGGCGCGGGCCGACCAGCTGGTGGGGGCCTGGGACTTCTTCGAGGAACAGCTCCACGACCACCACGACTTCGAGGAGGAGTACTTCTGGCCCGCGCTGCGCCAGACCGACGCCGACCTGACCTCGCTCGCCGCCCTCGACGGCGAGCACCAGGCGATGCGCGACGCCCTCGACGTCGCCAGCCGGGAGGTGCGGGCGCTGCGGGCCACGCCGACCCCCGCGCAGGCCGCCGCCGCCCGGACGGCGGTCGCACAGCTCTCGACCGTCCTCCTCGACCACCTCGCCCACGAGGAGCGCGACCTCGAGCCGATCACGGCGGCCTACCAGGACGCGCCCTCGATGAAGGCGGCCCTCAAGCAGGTCAAGCGGGCGCACTTCTCGAGCATGGGCAACCTCGTCGAGTGGCTGCGCGACGGCGCCGACGCCTCCGACGTGGCAGCCATGCACCAGCAGGTGCCGGCACCGGTCGCCTTCGCCTTCGCCAAGGTCGCGGGCGGGCGCTACCGGCGCGAGATCGCCCCGACCTGGCGCGTCGGCTGA
- a CDS encoding response regulator, with product MIRVLLADDQTLVRAAFALLVGSAEDMEVVGEAGTGDDAVTLTLDLRPDVVLMDIRMPSTDGIEATRQIVADAGSSGSKVLILTTFETDTNVLRGLRAGACGFLPKDTRPDALLHAIRTVAAGEALLSPGATRAVITRALSRPDAPVPERLASLTAREREVLQLVAAGRSNQEIADELVVSPLTAKTHVGRILAKMDARDRVHLVIAAYEAGLL from the coding sequence GTGATCCGGGTCCTGCTCGCCGACGACCAGACCCTGGTGCGCGCCGCGTTCGCGCTGCTGGTGGGCTCCGCCGAGGACATGGAGGTCGTCGGGGAGGCCGGCACCGGCGACGATGCGGTGACGCTGACCCTGGACCTGCGCCCCGACGTCGTCCTGATGGACATCAGGATGCCGAGCACCGACGGCATCGAGGCGACTCGGCAGATCGTCGCTGACGCTGGGTCGAGCGGCAGCAAGGTGCTGATCCTGACCACGTTCGAGACAGACACCAACGTGCTGCGCGGCCTTCGCGCGGGGGCGTGTGGATTCCTGCCCAAGGACACCCGTCCGGACGCGCTGCTGCACGCCATCCGCACCGTCGCGGCGGGCGAGGCGCTGCTGTCGCCCGGCGCGACCAGGGCGGTCATCACCCGGGCGCTGAGTCGCCCGGACGCGCCGGTGCCCGAGCGGCTGGCCAGCCTGACGGCGCGCGAACGCGAGGTGCTTCAGCTGGTCGCCGCGGGCAGGAGCAACCAGGAGATCGCGGACGAGCTGGTCGTCAGCCCGCTGACCGCCAAGACCCACGTGGGCCGGATCCTGGCGAAGATGGACGCTCGCGACCGGGTCCATCTCGTGATCGCCGCGTACGAAGCCGGGCTCCTCTAG